The genome window CAGGGGGCGGCTGTTGAACGCCTCCGCGGTGGTCAGCGGAAAGGCGACGAGCAGGGTGTCGCCGCGCACATGCAGCAGGCAGCTATCGCCAACGGCCCAGGCTTGCCAGGTGTTCCCGCGGCGCCCCTCGGCCAGTTCCAGCCCCAAGAAGGCGCAAAAGGCGCCATCGCGCAGCTTCTCCTCGGCATACCAGGGCAGCGGTTTGGACGCGGCAGCCTGCCGCCAGGTTTGGTGCAGCACGGCCAGTTGCGTCAGCAGACGCTGACTGCGCACGAGCAGTCGTTTCTGCACGAACGCCTCGACCAGAAGACGCGCCCACAGCGCGGCGAACGAGCTTTCGGTCGCGCCATCGGCGATGGCCGCCCGCAAGCGGGTCACAGGGGTGACGGGCGCATCCAACGGAAACGCCGCATCCTCGTAGTCATTGGCGCTGTTCCCGGCCTTGGGCAGAGCCAGGTGATCAAGAAGCACCTGCACAGTGATTGACTCCATCAGAAGCCGTCTTCAGGTTCGTGTGGGGGCGAGCCTGGGCGCCGGCAGAGACGTTTCGTTATAGTAGCCTGTCGGAGAGAACCCCCAACGGGCCGGAATCGAGGCTTTAGCCGGTAAAATCACTGCGATTTCCAGCTAGAACCGGCTGAAGCCTTGACTCCAGGATGCCCCTCCGACAGGCTGCTAGCGCAAGTTGCTGGGCCGGGTGCCGATGTCCAGGAAACGGATGAGCGCGACCATGTCCGCGTTGAAGACAAAGCCGCGCGTGTCGGCGGTCACCGGATAGCCTTCCTGCTGTGCAATTTCCTGCATGTACGACGGCAGTTCCGACGACATGGCGAACAGGCTGCGCGCGTAGTCGTCCGGCAGGCCGTCGGCGCCGGGCGGGAATTCCAGCGGGTTGGTGCGTTGCGATGAAATATGGATATTGAAGAGCAGCGTCTGCCCATCGTTGCTGGTCAGGGCCTTGAGCGCGTTGGCCGCGTCCGTGGGGTTGCCGTCGGTTGACTCGCCGTCGGTGATGTGGATGACGATGGGCGGGAAACAGTTCGGGTACTGCGTCAGCCAGCCTTCGATGATGGTCCGCGCCTGGGTCAGCGTCTGCACCATCGCCGTACCGCCCTGGGCCACCGGATCAAGCCAGATGGGGAATTTGACCGTTTGCTCGACGATGCCGCCTGCGCCGTCGTCCATCTTGCGCACGCGCTCTTCGATGCGCACCGGGTTGTTGGCGATTTCGCTGATCGGGATCATCTCGCGACCGGCGAGGGCGCCGCCCAGGGCCGGGCCAACTCTGGCGCCGTAGCCGATGACGCCTACGTGATAATAGTCGCGCACCCCTTCGGACTTGGCGCATTTGATGACCAGGTTCTGCAGCAGGCGGTTGACCACATCGGCCACGCCGTCGGCCTTGCGCTTGCCGCCGGGGCCGCCGAACGGGTCGGCCATGGAGCCGGACTGGTCAATCAGGAACAGAAAACAGGATGGATTGCTGCGGCTAATCTCAGCCGTGTATGACATAGTAAGTTACTCCTTTTGTTAGCGAGGCGCCTTCAGGCGCAACTCAAACCCCTCGCCTACAGTACGGAAAACGAGCGCATTGGTTCCACGGTGCGGGCAGGAAACGAAACGACCGTGTGGGAATGGCTTGCGGGCAGGCGTCTACTCCGCGTCGAAGAGTGCGTTCACATCTACTACCAGGCCAGTCAGGGTGGCTGAGGTGGCCGTGGCCCCGCGGCCAAAGCAGCCGTGTTCTCGATACGCGTCACCTTGCAGCGCCAGCACGGTCAGGGTTTCGCCGGTCGGGTCCACAATCCAGTATTCGGGAATGCGCGCCTGGGCGTATTCGAAGCGTTTGACCGACAGGTCGCGCAGAGGGTCGTCCTCGCTCAAGACTTCGACCACCAGGTCGGCGCCGGACCAGTAGGCCTGCTGGCGCCGGCGATCGGCCGCGTTGGCGATGAACATGATGTCAGGCTCGCGAATTTTGCCAGGCCACAGGCGCAGGCGAAAGGGCGCGATCACGGCATGGCCGCCAATCCGTCTTGCAAAGGCCTTGAGCAAGGCGGCCAGGAAGAACACGGAATCTTGGTGAGTCTCGTTAGGCATTGGCAGTACCTCCAGGCGTCCATGGGTGAACTCGACCAGGTGATTGGTGTCCAGTTGCAGGAATTCTTCTTCGCTCCAGGCCCCTTGGTCAGGGAAGAGCAATGCGATATCCCAGGCTGGTTCAGCCCAGGGATCTAGTCTCGCGGCCAGGCTCTTGGTGGCAATCATTGGCTTTCACTCCTTGGCATCTCACAGGCCGGCGATCCTGCGCCGGTTGCGCGTAAGTATAGCACAGCCTGCCCACCGACAACAATCGGGTGATTGTCCGTCGCCTATTATTGTCCTGCTGCAATTGACACCCCAGCCATTTCCCGTTAGAATTCCGCTATGATGGAAGGTATAAAAAGGTATAAGATGGAAGACATAATTACTACTCTTCGATCATTCAAGACGGATATGATCGCTCGCTACAAACTACGCACGATTGGTTTGTTCGGTTCTTTTGCGCGCAACCAACAACATCCATCAAGTGACGTTGACTTGTTGGTTGATTTTCAGGATGGCGCTGATCTGTTCGATTTGATCGGTTTGAGCCAGTTTCTGGAAGAACGCCTTCAGCGCCCTGTAGATGTTGTTCCTCGTCGCGCGCTCCGTGAGGAATTACGCGACGCTGTACTCCAAGAGGTAATCATCCTGTGAGAGATCTTCGCCTTTATCTGTGGGATATACTGCATGCAATTGACAGCATTGAGTCGTTTGTCGTGGATATGGATCTGCAAGCCTTTGAGGCCGACGACAGGACGTCTAGTGCGGTCCTGCGGAAATTCGAGATCATCGGCGAAGCCACAAAGCAGGTGCCTGATTCGATACGTCATTCATATCCCGATATCCCCTGGCGTGAAATGGCTGGAATGCGCGATAGGCTCATTCACTTCTACTTCGGTGTTGACTATGAGTTGGTCTGGGAGACTATCGAAAGACGCCTCCCACAAGTCAAGCAGCATATTCGGCAAATTCTGCAGGAACTTGAATCAGATCGCAATGGAGATCGGGCATCACTCACGGATTTCGACTGAGTTGATAGCTGTCCCATGCGTACAGCGCCAGCGCCAGCCAGATGAGGCTGAAGCCGATCACGCGGTGCGTGGTGAAGCGTTCACCGTAGAGCAGCACGCCGATCAGGAACTGAAGCGTCGGCGCAATGTATTGCAGCACGCCCAGGCTGGTCAACGTGACTTGGCGCGCGCCGTGGGCGAAAAGCAAGAGCGGCACCGCGGTGACCACGCCTGAGAGCGCCAGCAAGATCGTGGTTGAAGCCGGGCCATGCGCGAAAACGGCTTGCCCGCTGCTCTGCAGAAACAGCGCGTAGGCCAGCGCGGGCAGGCAGAGCACGATCATCTCCACGGTCAGGCCGGGCAGCGACCCAAGCTGCGCCGTCTTGCGCAACAGGCCGTAGATGCCAAAGCTGAACGCCAGCGTGAGCGAAATCCAGAGCAGTCCGCTGGCGTTGAGGAGCAGATAGAGTACCCCGGCCGCGGCGATGCCGATCGCCAACCACTGCGCCCGCCGCAGGCGTTCGTGCAGGAAGAGCAGACCCAGCAGCACATTGACCAACGGCGTAATGAAGTAGCCCAGACTGGCTTCCACGATGTGCCCGTTGTTGTTGGCCCAGATGTAGACGAGCCAGTTGACCGCCAGCAAGATGCCGGTGACCACGAACGTGCGCAGAATAGCCGGCCGGGCCAGGCCCTCAGCCAGCCACTGCCACTGCCTTTGCAGCGCCAACAGCGCCAGCACCACGACCAATGACCACAGGATGCGATGAATCAGAATCTCCAGGGGCGAGACGCTCTGCAGAAATTTCCAGTAGATGGGGAAGAAGCCCCAAAGAACATAGGCGCCGGCGGCGGCCAGCGTGCCACGGCTG of Candidatus Amarolinea dominans contains these proteins:
- a CDS encoding VWA domain-containing protein, with protein sequence MSYTAEISRSNPSCFLFLIDQSGSMADPFGGPGGKRKADGVADVVNRLLQNLVIKCAKSEGVRDYYHVGVIGYGARVGPALGGALAGREMIPISEIANNPVRIEERVRKMDDGAGGIVEQTVKFPIWLDPVAQGGTAMVQTLTQARTIIEGWLTQYPNCFPPIVIHITDGESTDGNPTDAANALKALTSNDGQTLLFNIHISSQRTNPLEFPPGADGLPDDYARSLFAMSSELPSYMQEIAQQEGYPVTADTRGFVFNADMVALIRFLDIGTRPSNLR
- a CDS encoding Uma2 family endonuclease is translated as MIATKSLAARLDPWAEPAWDIALLFPDQGAWSEEEFLQLDTNHLVEFTHGRLEVLPMPNETHQDSVFFLAALLKAFARRIGGHAVIAPFRLRLWPGKIREPDIMFIANAADRRRQQAYWSGADLVVEVLSEDDPLRDLSVKRFEYAQARIPEYWIVDPTGETLTVLALQGDAYREHGCFGRGATATSATLTGLVVDVNALFDAE
- a CDS encoding nucleotidyltransferase family protein encodes the protein MEDIITTLRSFKTDMIARYKLRTIGLFGSFARNQQHPSSDVDLLVDFQDGADLFDLIGLSQFLEERLQRPVDVVPRRALREELRDAVLQEVIIL
- a CDS encoding DUF86 domain-containing protein yields the protein MRDLRLYLWDILHAIDSIESFVVDMDLQAFEADDRTSSAVLRKFEIIGEATKQVPDSIRHSYPDIPWREMAGMRDRLIHFYFGVDYELVWETIERRLPQVKQHIRQILQELESDRNGDRASLTDFD
- the rarD gene encoding EamA family transporter RarD, with translation MSRGTLAAAGAYVLWGFFPIYWKFLQSVSPLEILIHRILWSLVVVLALLALQRQWQWLAEGLARPAILRTFVVTGILLAVNWLVYIWANNNGHIVEASLGYFITPLVNVLLGLLFLHERLRRAQWLAIGIAAAGVLYLLLNASGLLWISLTLAFSFGIYGLLRKTAQLGSLPGLTVEMIVLCLPALAYALFLQSSGQAVFAHGPASTTILLALSGVVTAVPLLLFAHGARQVTLTSLGVLQYIAPTLQFLIGVLLYGERFTTHRVIGFSLIWLALALYAWDSYQLSRNP